CATCAAAGTGTTTTTGAACAACAATTATGAAGAGATTTTCTAATATTGTTATATCAAGTAGAGTCccttattaattacaaataatcaaaGTTGATATTCAACCCCAAAAAAGTAGCAAAAGTTATGTTTATTTCACTACTATGACCTccttatatatagtatagggTTTCCTTAAGCATAAATATGAAGACAgtgcaaaaatattacatcagcATAGAAAATTACCATTTTGTAACGATAATGCATAACATAGGGTCAAAAGCTTCAAAGAAAGTACATCGTAAGGCCGCCTATAcattccaagaaaaaaaaggggaCTTGCTGGGATGGCTTCCTATCCACCATCCACACTTCACATTTAGCAATATTATCTTAAAATCCCCTTTCTTTGTACAATTGGCTGTCTCCTATTTCCTAATTTCATAGAGGCTTCTAGTAAAATCAAGTATTTTAACAAATACGCAACAATATGTATAAATCCTTCTCccttcttttgctttttcggtttattttttcacaaaccATGGTATCTATTAAAAGAATGCTTCCACATATTCACTGGTTACTCCAATTTCCGCATCCGAGATCatcacatattttcttttctctctaggCTTTTCCGAATGACAGCCAAACCAATATGAACCCAAAGCTCATAAAAAACATTGAGCAAAATTAAGGGGAGGCAAACGGAAAAATATGGACTGGTCTGAGTGTAACATCATTAAGCCTGATTGTATCTGGTCTTAATAGTCCGGCGTACAAGACTAAAAACTCAACAAGACATTAAGTTTTATTGATGGCCAAGTGAAACCTATACAGCAGACACTCAAAGTTAACATTTTTAGGATGTTAAGCAgcaaatatatgtttgttgaAAACTTCTGGAAATTTTAACAaactaatttgaataaatagcTTCTTATAAATCTAAGTAAACCGAGTAGGGAATCACAAGAACCAAACATACTGCAGAAGTTTGAAATGGGAAACATAATTCTACTGGCATACCTTTCTCATCTTTTGATCTTGATGGATTTAAACCTTTCTGAGCTGTCTGGGCTTTATTTACCTGTATGAAATGAAGAGTAGTTTCAAGACATGGCAAACTGTTTATAGCAGAGAACAAAGAAAGTACAGAAGACAGCAAGTAATGGAAATGCAGGTACTGATGCAAAGTAGGCAGAGCAACTTACAGCATTGAACAACTTGACCACTGTTCATTGAACATTACACATGGGCAGGACAAGAACCATTATTAGTCTCTCAAACATAGGGTGTAAATTGAACTCAGAGCACAACTACAGCCAACTAAACAATGTATACCTCCTTTGGTGGCCACTGATAGTAGAAATTTTTCGTGGGCATCCAAATAGTTTTCAGGCTTCACATGCCCTTTCTCTCCTatcttttcataaaaaatagccataaaataaaaataagaaaaagcaATTGGGAAGAGAAGAAGTGGAACAGCATTAGCAATTAAGCCAAAAAGTCCAATACCAAGTGCTTCTCTTTCTTTGCCTCCCCCTtgactttcttttcttcttcttcttcagcaAGCTTCTCGGCTAATAGTTTTTTGTGGGCAGACAATACAGGGCCCTGCAAACACGTCAAACTTGGTAATGACAATTTCTTTCCAAACCAGcggaaaaaaggaaaaaaaaaacgattTCAGAGACCAATTCTTGCAGACAAACAGAAATTTCTGCTTACCAGTACTTCTTCATCACCACCACTCTTCTTAACAACTTTCTTAAAAGCCAATTTAAAAGCCTTTATTCCCTCCGTAAACTTTGTAATACCGGGCTGAATTccaccatcttcatcttcCGAAACCTCGTACTCCTCAATCCTTTGGTTCTCTTCCTCACTATTGTCCGAAAATCCACCTTCAAATTCATCGTCACTCTTCTTGAACTTGGCAACCCCAGTTGAAAGGGCAGACTGCTGAAGCTGCTCATATTCTCCTTCTTCGTCTGAATTGTATTCCCTCGCCCTTTTCTGAAACAATTTCCTCATTCTTTTATCAACTTTCATCCTGTTCTCAGCACCTTGAGGCATCattctttgcttttttttcGCCATTTTCCCCTTATTTTTCCCTactcttctcttctttcctCCATTCGTGACTTCAATTGACTGCTTTACTTCTCCCATCACCTCCGTCCCTTCAATTTTGAGTAATTTCCCCTACTGAgatcaaaagaaagaaatagcCAAATACGGTTAAATTAGGGTTTTAGGCATGTGTAGAAGTA
The window above is part of the Sesamum indicum cultivar Zhongzhi No. 13 linkage group LG2, S_indicum_v1.0, whole genome shotgun sequence genome. Proteins encoded here:
- the LOC105155504 gene encoding RRP15-like protein; this translates as MGEVKQSIEVTNGGKKRRVGKNKGKMAKKKQRMMPQGAENRMKVDKRMRKLFQKRAREYNSDEEGEYEQLQQSALSTGVAKFKKSDDEFEGGFSDNSEEENQRIEEYEVSEDEDGGIQPGITKFTEGIKAFKLAFKKVVKKSGGDEEVLGPVLSAHKKLLAEKLAEEEEEKKVKGEAKKEKHLIGEKGHVKPENYLDAHEKFLLSVATKGVVKLFNAVNKAQTAQKGLNPSRSKDEKVIKKRTKEAFFSELGKTSSQSAGTGTVVKVGTSNGSVDGETPAWAPLRDNYMLTNPKLKDWDKMQDADDADDFGGNGQVKILVGRRNLERQYRAME